The Candidatus Eisenbacteria bacterium genome window below encodes:
- a CDS encoding SDR family oxidoreductase has protein sequence AATAPLGRAGTPDEIAQAVVFLASEESSYITGIELFVDGGVSQI, from the coding sequence GCGGCGACCGCGCCGCTCGGGCGCGCGGGGACACCGGACGAGATCGCACAGGCGGTCGTGTTCCTCGCCTCGGAGGAGAGCAGCTACATCACCGGCATCGAGCTGTTCGTCGATGGCGGCGTGAGCCAGATCTAG